From the genome of Jaculus jaculus isolate mJacJac1 chromosome 17, mJacJac1.mat.Y.cur, whole genome shotgun sequence:
GTTCCAGGAGCCTTGCACAATGGCTGGCTGCACCAGCGAATCGGGGCCTTAAGTCACTCAGACACACCCCCTCTTTCACCTCACAAGCTCCAGGATGCTtaggcccattttctccctcttctctctctctgaatggaaataaataaaatgtatcttaaagtcagggttaaaaaaaaatggctcagcagttaaagatgcttgcttgcaaaggttcgattccccaataccacatatagccagatacacaaagtggcacatgtgtctggagattgtttgcaatggctagaggccctagtatgcctatacactctctctccctctctgcctttttttttttttttttgtcttcctttctttttaaaaagtatctacttatttattagtaagagagacagaaagatggaggggaagagagagagagagaataggtgtgacccgggcctccagtcactgcaaacgaattccaggcacatgtgccaccttgtacatctagcttacgtggggtcctggggaattgaacctggattctttggttttgtaggcaagcgccttaaccgctaagccatctctccagcccccttccttccttcctttcttttctctttcttgcttttaaacaaataaacaaacaaataaaaatagtattttaaagtcAACAccttaagctggacatggtggcacaaacctttaatcccagcactcaggaagcagaaaggaggatcgccattagttcaaggccaccctgagactacataatgaattccaggtcagcctgagctagtaaaaaccctacctcaaaaaaaaaaaaaaaaaatagtgaacacCTTTGCCGCACACAAAGAGCAGTTAAGAGTTACCACAGTGGCTTCTTAAATCACTGTATCCTGTAGTTTTAAAAGACCACAGAGCTAGCACAAAACTGTCAATAAAGGCAATCCATTGTCAAGTACTTAAATCTTTTCTAgtctgtgtggtggtggtgtggcgTATGTACACGTGTGGATGCGTGTGCACTGGTGTGGTCTGTGGCATATGCACGTGTAGGAAGGCACGTGCATGACTACACGTGTGTACAGAGGCAGGACAGGCGACTTCAGGTGTTCTCTACCCTCCACATCATTTCCTGCAGTCAGTCTCGTGAACACAGAGCGCCGCCCCATCGCACTCCGgcccaggccgatctggaattcactatgtagtctcagggtggccttgaactcacagcaatcctacctctgcctcccatgtactgggattaaaggtgtgtgccaccatgctgggctctaagcctggcttttttaaataacttatttttatatatttatttatttgagagcaacagacagagaaagagagagaatgggtgcatcacagccaccagccactgcaaaagaactccagatgcatgcgctgccttgtgcacctggcttacctggtactggggaatggagcctgaaaCCAGGCTCCtaaggcatcacaggcaagcgcgtaactgcTAACCCACTTCTCCAACACTGCCCCTcgcctttttaaagttttttgaggtaagttctcactctagctgggactaacctggaattcactatgtcatcccaggatagcctcaaattcaaggtgatcctcctacatctacctcccaagtgctgggattaaaggtacacaccactacacccagctaaacctggctttaaaaaaattattcacttattaaagcaagagaaaaacagacaaaaaagagggcatgccagggccttttgccactacaaactccaaatgcatgcactactttgtgcatctggctttatgtgggtacaggagaaccaaacccaggccagcaggctttgcaagcaagtgtctaaccactgaaccttctACGTAGCCCAAGCCTGGCTTGACCTGAGtgcagagaatcaaacccaagtacAAATCACATGCTGAGCCGGGTGGGGTGGTGCatgtgggaggcaaaggcaggaaaatccccatgagttcaaggccaccctgagactacagagtgaattccagatcagcctgatctagagtgagactctacctccaaaatccaggaataaaaaaaaagcacatgctgAGTCATATCCCTGGCCTTGGTacttaatttcttaaaattaagtCAATCATTTCCCTGGAACAGAATGTTAAGTACAATCTTCAAACTCAAGAAAAaagagactgacctggaatcctatTGAGTGTCACCCAAAAATGTTCATCAGGACTATAGGTGTCTTTTGACCACAGCAAGAGATCAGTGGCTCGCTTGTCATTCAAAACAAAGTTGACGAAGTCTCTGGTGAGGGCCACATAGGCCGTGCCAAAGTAGATGGTTAGCTGATGCGGGGGTGAGGTTTTCAGGATGTTTGTTCTTTTCACAAAAGACCCTTGTTTGCCTATATATTCTTGGTGGACATACTTCGTCCGTGGAACTGCGTGCGCTGGGGGCAGCACCCCGGGGGTAATGTTCTTCCCCTTAAATCCTTTCAGGTACCGGACGATCTCCAGGTTGGTCTTCAGGGGGAAGTCCTGCCCGCAGGTATTGAGGAGGTACTTCCAGGGCACCGGGGAGGCCACCAGCTCCTCCAGGCAGTCCAGGTCGGCCTGCAGCCGGGAGAAGCCCGCGTAGACCACGTTCTCTCTCTTGGAGGCCACGAAGGCGTTTGAGAAGCAGCTCAGTAACTGCCACACCGACTTCTGAAACTCCACCGGGGCTTTCTCATCCACGTGAACGCAGTAGACATTCTGGGGCATGTAGATGGCCCTGAAAAGTCTTTCGAAAGTGCCGAAGTCTTTGTGGATCACCATGACATACGCCAGAGGGAAGGCGGCCTCTTCTTCGGACAGGGGGCTGGTGATGTAGTGGCTCTGGCTCAGGTAGTCCTGGCAGGGGACCCTGCCCACGGGGGTTGGCACCGTGTTCCACCACCGAAAGGTGGGCTTCGTTTCTAAGG
Proteins encoded in this window:
- the Gcnt2 gene encoding N-acetyllactosaminide beta-1,6-N-acetylglucosaminyl-transferase, whose amino-acid sequence is MNFWMSYFFAFTAFSVLIFVIVYHSQLSLPQSFQRSNSSSAGTLAVACPSALETKPTFRWWNTVPTPVGRVPCQDYLSQSHYITSPLSEEEAAFPLAYVMVIHKDFGTFERLFRAIYMPQNVYCVHVDEKAPVEFQKSVWQLLSCFSNAFVASKRENVVYAGFSRLQADLDCLEELVASPVPWKYLLNTCGQDFPLKTNLEIVRYLKGFKGKNITPGVLPPAHAVPRTKYVHQEYIGKQGSFVKRTNILKTSPPHQLTIYFGTAYVALTRDFVNFVLNDKRATDLLLWSKDTYSPDEHFWVTLNRIPGVPGSMPNASWTGNLRAVKWVDMEDKHGGCHGHYVHGICIYGNGDLKWLINSPSLFANKFELNTYPLTVECLELRLRERTLNQSETAIQPSWYF